CGCGCGGGGTGAGCCCGTACGTCACCGTGGTGGGCCAGCCCGGGGTGCGGGTCCGGTGGACCGCACCGGCGGCGACCAGCTGCGCGAGGCGCTCGGTCAGGGTCTTGTCGGACAACTGCGGCAGCGCCGAGGCGAGTTCACCGTACGCGGCCGTGTCGCGGCGCAGCAGTTCGCGGACGACGAGCGTGGTCCAGCGGCCGCGCAGCGCGGCGAGCGTGATCTCCACGGGGCAGTCGGGGCTCGGGGCGGTGACCTCCGCCGACGCGTCATCCGGCAGCCCGGGGC
The window above is part of the Streptomyces venezuelae genome. Proteins encoded here:
- a CDS encoding winged helix-turn-helix transcriptional regulator, coding for MTHRTVSAARPGLPDDASAEVTAPSPDCPVEITLAALRGRWTTLVVRELLRRDTAAYGELASALPQLSDKTLTERLAQLVAAGAVHRTRTPGWPTTVTYGLTPRGRALGPVLQALWDWGAVPAQPSEP